AAGAGATATAACTAGATTTTACTTTAGTCAGGCTCGTAACTCTTTAAGGTATTACCCCGTGTGATGCACGAAAAGGGAAGGGCAAGCTGCAATCTTATAACCGCCTGACGATTCAGGTGAATTTGAAAAGAGTAGAACCAATGCAACATCCACCTACATAAATACTTTTTTTCTTATCATGATGTCTGCTAAGCATAAACTGATCATCAAGCATAACCATATAGCAATTGTGTAGGAAGTACTATAAGAAAATTGCAAGGCATTGTGTAAAATAGCCACAATGATGTAGATAATCATATTCCCAAAGGCAAGAAAAAAGCTTCTTGCCATCCATGAACTATGCCAGTAGGAACCAAAAGTTTTTCCTAAGCCGCCAAATTAAAATCTTTCATCTGTAATATCAGCATTTACAATACCTCCGGCCATATATCCTTCCGCTGCAGCTATCATTAATGATGAAGGAGCGGATTTTTGAACCTCCCCAGCCACATAAATGTTTTTCTGTGAGGTTCTATTCATATCATCCGTTACAATTTGGCCGTTTTCCTTTATTTCACACCCAAGGTGTTCAGCAAACTGATTCGGTCGGTAAAATGATGGTGCAATAAATCCACCCTTTCTTTCGATTTCTAGTCCTGAAGCAAAAACCACCTTTTGGAGGCAACCATTTTTCCCGATCAATTTTTTTATGTGTTCCGTGACGACTGTCAATCCTTTCCGTTCCAGCTCGCTCTGAATATGTTGTGATATTTCATGACCATTGGTTGCGACTAATAAATCTTTAGACCAGTTATGAACAAGTTTTGCTATATGATAAATGGTAGCTTCATTTTCTGCGATTGTAATTAATGGTTGATCCCTTAATTCCCACCCATCACAATATGGGCAGCTGAATAGACTTTTGCCGTAATACGTTTTAATGTCTGGTACACATGGGTATTCCTCTTGAATCCCTGTTGCCAAAATAATCTTTTCCGTTAGATATTCTCCACCTGTAGATGTCGTAATCTTAAACGTTTGGTCACTCGTTTTTGTAACTTGCTCCACGGTTTCTCTAAAAAAATGAACAGATGGATACTTTTTTAGTTCTTCCAGCGCAATATTTTTGAACTCGGCTGGCTTAATCCCATCCCGTGTGATAAAACCATGTGATTCTTGCGTAACCCGGTTTCTGTTTGTCCCATCATCAAATAAAGCGATATTTCTTCGTGATCTCCCAAGTATTAAACTGGCACCTAAACCCGCAGGCCCAGCCCCTAAAATTGCACAATCAAATACTTCTTTCACAATGGTTATCCTCCTTCGAATCCGAATAAAAACATTTTGTCCAAATTTTTTATTTTAACTATTTGATATCCAAAACGCACA
This portion of the Pueribacillus theae genome encodes:
- a CDS encoding NAD(P)/FAD-dependent oxidoreductase; this translates as MVKEVFDCAILGAGPAGLGASLILGRSRRNIALFDDGTNRNRVTQESHGFITRDGIKPAEFKNIALEELKKYPSVHFFRETVEQVTKTSDQTFKITTSTGGEYLTEKIILATGIQEEYPCVPDIKTYYGKSLFSCPYCDGWELRDQPLITIAENEATIYHIAKLVHNWSKDLLVATNGHEISQHIQSELERKGLTVVTEHIKKLIGKNGCLQKVVFASGLEIERKGGFIAPSFYRPNQFAEHLGCEIKENGQIVTDDMNRTSQKNIYVAGEVQKSAPSSLMIAAAEGYMAGGIVNADITDERF